TGTGGGAGCGCTCCCATGCGCCGATGCCGGAAGGTTCCTGCCTCAAGGGGGTGGGTGTCAAGAGTTGAAGACGAATCCGTTGCCGACGGATGTCCAGGACGTCACGCGAGGCCGTCAGGGGCGGCCACCCGTCGAGAGGTGAACGGGATCGGCCGGAAGCGGACGAGGTGCCGGGATAGGTCGCCCCTGTTAATTTCTCCCTTATGTCACCTTTGATCATGCTGGTCCCCGACATCAGACCGGTTGAGTGAGGCGGGATGGGCGTACTGCGCGACCATCCCGAACTGGCCCTCTTCTTCTGTCTCGCCGCCGGCTATCTGGTCGGCAAGCTCCGCGTCGGCCCGATCACCCTCGGCGGCATCTGCGGCACGCTGATCGTGTCGCTGCTGATCGGCACCCGGCACGTCAGCGTCGACGACGACGTGAAGACCGTCTTCTTCGCCCTGTTCATCTTCTCGCTCGGCTACATGGCCGGGCCGCAGTTCTTCGCCAACCTCAACCGCTCCAGCCTCCGCTTCTTCACGCTCTGCCTGATCGAACTGGTCTGTGTCCTCGGGATCGCCTACGGGCTCGCCAAGGCCTTCGACCTGGACGTCGGCACGGCGGCCGGGATCCTGGCGGGGGCGGCCACGGAGTCCGCCGTCGTGGGAACGGCGACCGAGGCGATCGGCAAGCTCAGCGACCTGACCTCGGAGCAGATCACCCAGTACCAGGGGCATGTGGCGACCGCGTACACGGTCTGCTACCTGTTCGGCCTGATCACCATCGTCCTCTTCACCAGCCAGATCATGCCGATGCTGCTCCGCATCAACCTGGCCGACGCCTCCCGTGAGCTGTGGGAGAAGATGCGCGGCGGTCAGTCCGGGCTGGAGTCCGACGAGCGTGAGGCGCTGCCCGGTATGGTCGGCCGCACCTACCTGGTGACGCTCGCCGACGGACGGACGGTCGGCGATCTGGAGAGCTCGCTGGGCGGTCACATCACGGTCGAGGGGATCAAGCGCGGCAGCAAGCTGCTGACGCCCTCCCCCGGCCTGGAGCTGACCCTCAGCGACCTGGTCCAGGTGGTCGGCCGGCGCTCGGCGATCATCGAGGCGGGCCGGGAGATCGGCCCGGAGACCCCGGCCATCCCGGGACTCGACACCCCGCTGGCCACCCGCCAGGTCGCCGTCACCGAGAAGGCGACCGCCGGCTCCTCCATCGACCGCCTGGAGAAGAGCCACCCGGAGTTCCGCGAGGACGGCGTCTACATCACCGACGTCCTCCGCAACGACCAGCACCTCCCCGCCAGCGCGGAGACCGTCCTCCAGCGCGGCGACGTCCTCACCCTGGTCGGCGCCCGCGGCGGGCTGAACAGGCTGGTCGCCAAGATCGGGGCGGTGGTCAAGAACGACTCCACCGACTTCGTCTACATCGGTTTCGGCATCGTCGCGGGGTCCCTGCTCGGCCAGATCGTGGTCAAGCTCGGGGACGTCCCGATGTCGCTCGGCACGGGCGGCGGCTGCCTCATCTCCGGGCTGGTCTTCGGCTGGTTCCGCTCCCGCAAGCAGACCTTCGGCGCCTTCCCGCCGCAGGCCGCGACCACGCTGAAGGACATGGGGCTGGCCGTCTTCATCGCCTGTACGGGACTGGCGGCGGGGCCGCAGGCCTGGCCGCTGCTGAAGGAGTACGGGGCGCTGCTGCCGTTCGCCGGGATCGCCATGGTCCTGGTGCCCGCGACGATCTCGCTGATCGTCGGGCGGAAGCTGCTGAAGATCGAGAAGCCGCTGCTGATCGGAGCCATCGCCGGACAGCAGTGCTCGACCCCGGCGATCACCTCCATCACCCAGGTGGCCCAGAGCTCCGTACCGCTGCTCGGCTACACCATCACGTACACGCTCTCCAACTTCCTGCTGCCGCTGACCGGGCCGATCCTCGTCGGCGTCCTGGGTTCCTGAGAGGGGCGGGACGTGATCGACTTCCTCAACCGGAACATCTTCCAGCCCCACCCCGAACTGCTCGTCTTCCTCGTCGTCGCGCTCGGCTTCCTGCTGGGCAAGGTCCGCTACCGGGCCATCGCGCTGGGCGCGGTGACGGGGTGCCTGGTGGCGGGGCTGGTGCTGGGCGCGCAGTTCAAGGTCGACATCGACGACACGGTGAAGAACCTGTTCTTCATCATGTTCCTGTTCGCCCTGGGCTACCGGGTCGGCCCGCAGTTCTTCCGGGGGCTGAAGAAGGACGGCCTGCCGCAGGTGGTCAACGCGGTGGTGGTCTGTGTGACCGGGCTGCTGGTCTCGTGGCTCTTCGCCAGCCTGCTCGGTTACGGTCCCGGGCTCGGCGCCGGGCTGATGAGCGGGGCCCTCACCCAGTCGGCCGCGATCGGCGTCGCCCAGGACGCCATCGGTACGCTGCCGGGGCTGTCGGCCGACGAGGTGAAGACCCAGGAGAACCTGGTGGCCGTCGGGTACGCGGTGACGTACCCGCTCGGCACCATCCTGTGCGCGATGCTCCTGGCCAACGTGCTGCCCCGGCTCTACCGCAGGGACCTGGCGAAGGAGAGCGCCGACCTCGCCGCCGAGCTGGACGCGCCGGACGAGAGCCCGGACGAGGGGGCGGGCTACTACGAGGTGGTGCTGCGCGCCTACCGCGTCGACCGCCCCGACCTGGTGGGCCGCTCGGTGGCCGGCTTCGAGGAGCAACAGCAGGCGCTGGGCCGCCGCGTCTACCTCACCGGCGTCCGCCGCGAGGGCACGGTCCTGGAGCACGACCAGTCCCGTACGCTCCGGCTCGGCGACACCGTCGCGGTCAGCGCGATCCGGGGCGACCTGGTCGACTTCGACCCCCGTACGCACATCGGCGCCGAGGCCGACGACGTCGGACTGCTCGGCTACCGCACCGAGACGCTGCATGTCGTCGCCTCGCGGAAGGAGCACCTCGGGCGGACGGTCGGGGAGGTGCGCCGGGAGCCGTTCATGGTCGGCGTCTACATCGACAAGCTGTACCGGGCGGGCGCCGAGTTCCCCTACCGGCTCTCCACCCCGCTGGAGCGCGGCGACACACTGATCCTCACCGGCCCGGAGCGGCTGGTCGGCCCGGCGGGGAAGGCGCTCGGCAAGCCGGTGCCGACGAGTTTCGCCACCGACATGGTCTGGGTGGGGCTCGGCATCTTCCTCGGCGGCTGCATCGGCATCCCGGCGCTGACGGCGGGCGGGGTGCCGATCTCCCTCTCCACCTCGGGCGGCGGGCTGATCATGGGCCTGGTCTTCGGGTGGATCCGGGGCAGGTACCCGACGTACGGGAACGTGCCGCCGGGCGCCCAGTGGTTCATGGACACCCTCGGCCTCTGCCTCTTCGTCGCCGTCGTCGGCATCAACGCCGGTCCGGGCTTCACCAGCGGTCTCTCCACGGCCGGCTGGGGGCTGCTGGTCCTCGGGGCGGTCGCCACCGTGGTCCCGCTGATCGTGGGGTTCCTGGTCGGGCACTACATCCAGAAGATCCGGTTCCCGGTGCTGATGGGCGTCCTGGCGGGCGGCCAGACCACCACGGCGGCGATCGGCGCCGTCAACGAGACCTCGAAGTCGCAGATCCCCACCCTCGGTTACACGATTCCGTACGCCGTCGGCAACGTCCTGCTGACGGTGTGGGGCGCCGTGATCGTCATCCTCAACCACTGACCCTGCACGGGAGCGGACACCACCATGCCCAAGACCAAGCTCAGCCGGGAAGAGATCCGGTCCTTCGCCCAGCTCTCGCCCTTCGAGCTGAAGGACAAGTTCATCCAGATCGCCACTCAGGCGCAGAGCGACAAGCCCGGCCAGAAGGGGAAGACGACCCGGGCGATGCTCAACGCGGGCCGGGGCAACCCCAACTGGACCGCGACCGGCCCTCGTGAGGCGTACCACGCGCTCGGCTACTTCGCGATCTCCGAGTCCCGCCGGGTCTGGACGGCGGACAACCTGGGCGGGATGCCGGAGGAGGCCGGGTGCGCGGAGCGGTTCGAGCACTTCGTCCGTACGCATCCGGAGCTGCCCGGCATCGAGCTGCTGAAGGCGAGCGTGGACCTGGCGGTCAAGCGGTTCGGCTTCGACCGGGACGCGTTCGTGCACGAGCTGGCGGACTCCTCGATCGGCGACAACTACCCGGTGCCGGACCGGATCCTGCGCCACACCGAGGAGATCGTGCGCGGCTACGTCGCGGACGAGATGTTCGACCACCGGCCGCCGGAGGGGCAGACGCTGAGCCTGTTCGCCACCGAGGGCGGCACGGCGGCGATGTGCTACATCTTCGACTCGCTGATGAAGAACGGAATCCTGGCGAAGGGCGACCGGATCGCCCTGATGGTCCCGGTGTTCACCCCGTACCTGGAGATCCCCGAGCTGGACACGTACGGCTTCGACGTGGTCCATGTGGAGGCGAACCTCTTCACCGAGACCGGGGTGCGGCAGTGGCGCTACCCGGAGGAGGAGATCGCCAAGCTGGCGGACCCGTCGGTGAAGATGGTCTGCTGCGTCAACCCGAGCAACCCGCCCTCGCTGGCGCTCTCCTCACGGGTCACCGACCAGATTCTCTCCATCGTCGGCGAGCAGAACCCGAACCTGATCATCGTGACCGACGATGTGTACGGGACGTTCGTCGAGGGCTTCCGCTCGCTCGCCGCGGACCTGCCGCGCAACACCCTGCTGGTGTACTCCTACTCCAAGCACTACGGGGCGACCGGCTGGCGGCTCGGGGTGATCGGGCTGCACGACGACAACGTGATCGACGCGATGCTGAAGGAGCAGGGCGCGGAGCAGAAGGAGCGGCTCAACAGGCGTTACGGAACGCTGTCGTTGGAGCCGGAGAAGATGCGGTTCATCGACCGGATGGTGGCGGACTCGCGGCAGGTGGCGCTCAACCACACGGCCGGGCTCTCGCTCCCGCAGCAGGTGATGATGGCGCTGTTCTCGCTCTTCGACATGCTGGACGAGGGCCAGGCGTACAAGCACCGCATCCGGGCCATCGTGCAACAGCGGCTCGAACTCCTGCTGGAGGGAGTGCACATGAAGGTCTCGGAGGACCCGAAGCGGGCGGCGTACTACATCGAACTGGACCTGCTGGCGGAGGCGGAACGCGTCCAGGGCAAGCCCTTCGCGGATTTCCTGGAGGCGAACTACGAGCCGGTGGACCCGCTGTTCCGGCTGGCCGAGCAGACCTCGGTGGTCCTGCTGAACGGGGGCGGGTTCGACGGCCCGGAGTGGTCGGTGCGGGTGTCGCTGGCCAACCTGGACGACCTGGACTACCTGAAGATCGGGCACCATCTGCGGGCGATCTTCGACGAGTACGCACAGGAGTGGCGGGCCCAGGCGGCACCGGGCGCGTGAAGGGGCGCGCCCCGGCCGGAGGTGGGGTGGCCCGGCCGGGGCGCGCGCGTGGGGGGTACGGGATGGTCTGGGGGGCTATCCGAAGGCGGCGAACGCCTTCGTGAAGGCCAGCGGCTCCTGGTCGATGGAGCTGCACGTGGCG
This DNA window, taken from Streptomyces griseus subsp. griseus, encodes the following:
- the aspT gene encoding aspartate-alanine antiporter codes for the protein MGVLRDHPELALFFCLAAGYLVGKLRVGPITLGGICGTLIVSLLIGTRHVSVDDDVKTVFFALFIFSLGYMAGPQFFANLNRSSLRFFTLCLIELVCVLGIAYGLAKAFDLDVGTAAGILAGAATESAVVGTATEAIGKLSDLTSEQITQYQGHVATAYTVCYLFGLITIVLFTSQIMPMLLRINLADASRELWEKMRGGQSGLESDEREALPGMVGRTYLVTLADGRTVGDLESSLGGHITVEGIKRGSKLLTPSPGLELTLSDLVQVVGRRSAIIEAGREIGPETPAIPGLDTPLATRQVAVTEKATAGSSIDRLEKSHPEFREDGVYITDVLRNDQHLPASAETVLQRGDVLTLVGARGGLNRLVAKIGAVVKNDSTDFVYIGFGIVAGSLLGQIVVKLGDVPMSLGTGGGCLISGLVFGWFRSRKQTFGAFPPQAATTLKDMGLAVFIACTGLAAGPQAWPLLKEYGALLPFAGIAMVLVPATISLIVGRKLLKIEKPLLIGAIAGQQCSTPAITSITQVAQSSVPLLGYTITYTLSNFLLPLTGPILVGVLGS
- the aspT gene encoding aspartate-alanine antiporter, with translation MIDFLNRNIFQPHPELLVFLVVALGFLLGKVRYRAIALGAVTGCLVAGLVLGAQFKVDIDDTVKNLFFIMFLFALGYRVGPQFFRGLKKDGLPQVVNAVVVCVTGLLVSWLFASLLGYGPGLGAGLMSGALTQSAAIGVAQDAIGTLPGLSADEVKTQENLVAVGYAVTYPLGTILCAMLLANVLPRLYRRDLAKESADLAAELDAPDESPDEGAGYYEVVLRAYRVDRPDLVGRSVAGFEEQQQALGRRVYLTGVRREGTVLEHDQSRTLRLGDTVAVSAIRGDLVDFDPRTHIGAEADDVGLLGYRTETLHVVASRKEHLGRTVGEVRREPFMVGVYIDKLYRAGAEFPYRLSTPLERGDTLILTGPERLVGPAGKALGKPVPTSFATDMVWVGLGIFLGGCIGIPALTAGGVPISLSTSGGGLIMGLVFGWIRGRYPTYGNVPPGAQWFMDTLGLCLFVAVVGINAGPGFTSGLSTAGWGLLVLGAVATVVPLIVGFLVGHYIQKIRFPVLMGVLAGGQTTTAAIGAVNETSKSQIPTLGYTIPYAVGNVLLTVWGAVIVILNH
- a CDS encoding bifunctional aspartate transaminase/aspartate 4-decarboxylase, translating into MPKTKLSREEIRSFAQLSPFELKDKFIQIATQAQSDKPGQKGKTTRAMLNAGRGNPNWTATGPREAYHALGYFAISESRRVWTADNLGGMPEEAGCAERFEHFVRTHPELPGIELLKASVDLAVKRFGFDRDAFVHELADSSIGDNYPVPDRILRHTEEIVRGYVADEMFDHRPPEGQTLSLFATEGGTAAMCYIFDSLMKNGILAKGDRIALMVPVFTPYLEIPELDTYGFDVVHVEANLFTETGVRQWRYPEEEIAKLADPSVKMVCCVNPSNPPSLALSSRVTDQILSIVGEQNPNLIIVTDDVYGTFVEGFRSLAADLPRNTLLVYSYSKHYGATGWRLGVIGLHDDNVIDAMLKEQGAEQKERLNRRYGTLSLEPEKMRFIDRMVADSRQVALNHTAGLSLPQQVMMALFSLFDMLDEGQAYKHRIRAIVQQRLELLLEGVHMKVSEDPKRAAYYIELDLLAEAERVQGKPFADFLEANYEPVDPLFRLAEQTSVVLLNGGGFDGPEWSVRVSLANLDDLDYLKIGHHLRAIFDEYAQEWRAQAAPGA